A window of the Halococcus salifodinae DSM 8989 genome harbors these coding sequences:
- a CDS encoding transposase — protein sequence MLVSRLPIEHLTFAAHDSSVPYSGPYPMALLVRAFIIEEINGLDETALHDHLRANPSLRRGLGFETLPNQSTFWRAWNHRFSEALRDAVQECAEAIVKATCACDISLPERVSTSEASEPDSADCPKRQLLAQKTDEVWQQAKPFVTDAFALSRGQNWQIHENAFWEQHAYMGMREDMYARSGPASFSLDTTRERIPTGSTHRYQIGKLSVADIRSMLRTTTRMLIARACQHDELTGKLWAAIDVTKGFPFTGDADEHEDDILGYKNGGQYYQWAVLKIVGKDVPLVLDAIPRVRGQSKDEIVEKLLTQATDMVNLDLVMMDREFDSESVKDTCEEYGVHYLNPTRIFTTSDEADTIKWMYRNGERFHVTEEKANGTPTRKQVYLPKQSRSDDEDEDNDLSEIWQEMCGEWEFDDVEGEPSEGMSFSRLLADIQREEEVEERKQKAENGDVDTAGTVVFETNHPYVTAGDADDQQMDARAFVHMIERLIRWYRHRWGIENGFKKQKHFMVRTTSTERDYRFFNFVFACVLYNVWRLVDLLVKLAIDGENRTYAPRVDANQFLTVAKQCYGLDPPD from the coding sequence ATGTTGGTCTCTCGGCTCCCGATTGAGCATCTCACGTTCGCCGCGCACGATTCGTCCGTGCCGTACTCGGGACCGTACCCGATGGCGCTACTGGTGCGGGCGTTCATCATTGAGGAGATCAACGGCTTGGACGAAACCGCCCTCCACGACCACCTACGAGCAAATCCGTCACTTCGTCGTGGACTCGGGTTCGAGACGCTCCCAAACCAATCGACGTTCTGGCGGGCATGGAATCACCGCTTCAGCGAGGCTCTACGCGACGCCGTACAGGAGTGTGCTGAGGCGATTGTGAAAGCCACATGCGCCTGCGATATCTCCTTACCCGAGCGAGTCAGCACCAGCGAGGCGAGCGAACCAGACTCCGCTGACTGTCCAAAACGCCAACTGCTCGCACAGAAGACCGACGAGGTGTGGCAACAGGCCAAACCGTTCGTCACCGATGCGTTCGCGCTTAGTCGTGGCCAGAACTGGCAGATTCACGAGAACGCCTTCTGGGAGCAACACGCCTACATGGGAATGCGTGAGGACATGTATGCCCGTAGCGGTCCAGCCTCGTTCTCACTCGATACCACGCGCGAGCGCATCCCGACGGGTTCGACCCACCGGTATCAGATCGGCAAGCTCTCGGTTGCGGATATCCGTTCGATGCTTCGCACTACGACGCGAATGCTCATCGCTCGTGCCTGCCAGCACGATGAACTCACCGGAAAACTCTGGGCAGCCATCGACGTGACCAAGGGCTTCCCGTTCACCGGCGACGCAGACGAACACGAGGACGATATTCTGGGGTACAAGAATGGAGGCCAGTATTACCAGTGGGCAGTGCTCAAAATCGTCGGGAAAGACGTTCCGTTGGTGCTCGACGCCATCCCGCGCGTACGCGGGCAGTCGAAAGATGAGATCGTCGAGAAACTCCTGACGCAAGCGACCGATATGGTGAATCTCGATCTCGTGATGATGGACCGCGAGTTCGACAGCGAGTCGGTCAAAGACACTTGCGAGGAGTACGGCGTCCACTACCTCAACCCGACGCGCATCTTCACCACCAGCGACGAGGCCGACACCATCAAGTGGATGTACCGCAACGGTGAACGGTTTCACGTCACCGAAGAGAAAGCCAACGGCACACCGACACGCAAGCAGGTCTACCTCCCGAAACAGTCGCGCTCGGACGATGAGGACGAAGACAACGATCTCTCGGAGATATGGCAAGAGATGTGCGGCGAGTGGGAGTTCGACGACGTGGAGGGTGAACCAAGCGAAGGAATGTCGTTCTCACGGTTGCTCGCGGACATCCAACGCGAAGAGGAAGTCGAAGAGCGTAAGCAGAAAGCAGAGAACGGCGACGTTGACACTGCCGGTACCGTCGTCTTCGAGACGAACCACCCCTACGTGACCGCCGGTGACGCCGACGATCAGCAGATGGACGCGAGAGCGTTCGTCCACATGATTGAGCGGCTGATCCGGTGGTATCGCCATCGTTGGGGCATCGAGAACGGGTTCAAGAAGCAGAAACACTTCATGGTGCGAACCACCTCGACCGAACGCGACTACCGCTTTTTCAATTTCGTGTTCGCGTGCGTGCTCTACAACGTCTGGCGGCTGGTCGATCTACTGGTGAAACTCGCCATTGACGGTGAGAACCGCACGTACGCACCGCGAGTGGACGCGAATCAGTTCCTGACCGTCGCCAAGCAGTGCTATGGGCTCGACCCGCCTGACTGA